A single Atopobiaceae bacterium DNA region contains:
- a CDS encoding thioesterase, producing the protein MYSFDSTVRYSETDESAHLSVLGLINYLQDCSTFQACSIGRGFDYMRENGFAWLLAAWDIEIVDLPAFADHIRISTWAKSHDRMFGTRCFTVTGDSGDVLVRAESLWFLLDTERNRPLPMREEEFQAYLDPAAPDLGMRPIKRRIPVEGEGSPRDAILVSRAYLDTNHHVNNAQYVEMALAALDDQKAHGKAPREIDVQYCTAAVLGDVIVPSVHMTEDGCVVNLTDEAGKSYAVVRLRV; encoded by the coding sequence ATGTACTCGTTTGACAGCACGGTGCGCTACAGCGAGACGGACGAGTCGGCCCATCTCTCCGTGCTTGGGCTCATCAACTACCTGCAGGACTGCTCGACGTTCCAGGCCTGCTCGATCGGCCGGGGCTTCGACTACATGCGCGAGAACGGCTTCGCCTGGCTCCTGGCCGCATGGGATATCGAGATCGTGGATCTTCCTGCCTTCGCCGACCATATCCGCATCTCGACCTGGGCCAAGTCCCATGACCGCATGTTCGGCACCCGATGCTTCACGGTGACGGGTGACTCGGGTGACGTCCTCGTGCGGGCCGAGTCGCTGTGGTTCCTCCTCGATACCGAGAGGAACCGTCCCCTGCCGATGCGCGAGGAGGAGTTCCAGGCCTATCTCGACCCCGCGGCGCCGGACCTCGGCATGAGGCCCATCAAGCGGCGCATCCCGGTGGAGGGCGAGGGCTCGCCTCGCGACGCCATCCTGGTGAGCAGGGCATACCTCGATACCAACCATCACGTCAACAACGCCCAGTACGTCGAGATGGCCCTTGCGGCGCTTGACGACCAGAAGGCCCATGGCAAGGCCCCCAGGGAGATTGACGTCCAGTACTGCACGGCGGCGGTGCTGGGTGACGTCATCGTGCCGTCGGTCCACATGACCGAGGACGGCTGCGTGGTCAACCTGACCGACGAGGCGGGCAAGTCATATGCGGTGGTACGCCTGCGCGTGTAG
- a CDS encoding nitroreductase family protein has product MTQDDFAQLVRSSRSCRRFDEENPVTSEDLLALVDVARFAPSANNLQLLRFYVTAEAEEVARIEASHHWAGLIADWDGPAAGERPTGYIVICMPAGMEDKPLHNLDAGIAAQTIMLAATAAGIGGCMIKSYSASLGADLGLLEKGFAPVLLLALGRPAETPVLEPVDADHGQAYWLDEAGVNHVPKLELDDLLV; this is encoded by the coding sequence ATGACACAGGACGACTTCGCGCAGCTCGTCCGTTCCTCTCGCTCATGCCGACGCTTCGACGAGGAGAACCCCGTCACGTCCGAGGACCTCCTCGCGCTGGTGGACGTCGCACGCTTCGCTCCTAGCGCCAACAACCTGCAGCTCCTGCGCTTCTATGTGACAGCCGAGGCAGAAGAGGTAGCGCGCATCGAGGCATCGCACCACTGGGCAGGTCTCATCGCCGACTGGGACGGCCCTGCCGCTGGCGAGCGTCCCACGGGTTACATCGTGATCTGCATGCCGGCGGGCATGGAGGACAAACCCCTCCACAACCTCGACGCCGGCATCGCGGCGCAGACCATCATGCTGGCCGCGACGGCGGCAGGCATCGGCGGCTGCATGATCAAGAGTTACAGCGCCTCTCTCGGGGCTGATCTCGGCCTTCTCGAGAAGGGCTTCGCTCCGGTGCTCCTGCTCGCCTTGGGGCGCCCTGCCGAGACCCCCGTGCTCGAGCCGGTGGACGCCGACCACGGCCAGGCCTACTGGCTTGACGAGGCCGGCGTGAACCACGTCCCCAAGCTGGAGCTTGACGACCTGTTGGTATAG
- a CDS encoding Rrf2 family transcriptional regulator: MAGMFSTKGRYALRVMADLAVHDGWVSLGDVSQRQDISRKYLEQVMHLLSLADLVSSQRGKGGGYKLSRAPKDYTLGEILRAAEGGSLAPVACLDCTSSELCPRAETCPTRPMWRELGEVTAGYLDGKTLADIVETS, translated from the coding sequence ATGGCTGGCATGTTCTCGACGAAGGGTCGCTACGCGTTGCGCGTCATGGCGGACCTTGCCGTCCATGACGGGTGGGTCTCGCTCGGCGACGTGTCGCAGAGGCAGGACATCTCACGGAAGTACCTCGAGCAGGTCATGCACCTGCTCTCCCTGGCCGACCTGGTCAGCTCCCAGCGTGGCAAGGGCGGCGGCTACAAGTTGTCCCGTGCGCCCAAGGACTACACGCTGGGCGAGATCCTCCGTGCTGCCGAGGGCGGGAGCCTGGCGCCGGTCGCCTGCCTGGACTGCACCTCCTCAGAGCTCTGCCCCCGTGCCGAGACCTGTCCCACGCGTCCCATGTGGCGTGAGCTCGGCGAGGTCACGGCAGGATATCTCGACGGCAAGACGCTCGCGGACATCGTGGAGACGTCTTGA
- a CDS encoding SUF system NifU family Fe-S cluster assembly protein: protein MATTERNVSQGSASLYSGALMEHVTNPDHHEELARSCCSHEGVNPSCGDDLTLSLELASDGTIADAAWQGTGCAVCQGSADMACDAMLGRTPAEAAEVCHLFGEMVRGEVSDPAALEPLDEAASLVSVAHMPARVKCAELAWRTLEEMLADGEPANVAAPRLR, encoded by the coding sequence ATGGCAACGACTGAGAGGAACGTCTCGCAGGGGTCGGCCTCGCTCTATTCCGGTGCCCTCATGGAGCACGTCACCAACCCCGACCATCATGAGGAGCTCGCGCGGTCGTGCTGCAGCCATGAGGGCGTGAACCCCAGCTGTGGCGACGACCTCACGCTCTCGCTCGAGCTGGCCTCGGACGGCACCATCGCGGACGCCGCCTGGCAGGGCACGGGATGTGCCGTCTGCCAGGGATCTGCCGACATGGCCTGCGATGCCATGCTGGGGCGTACCCCCGCCGAGGCAGCCGAGGTATGCCATCTCTTCGGGGAGATGGTCCGCGGCGAGGTGAGTGACCCTGCGGCGCTCGAGCCCCTCGACGAGGCGGCCTCGCTCGTCTCGGTGGCCCATATGCCCGCGCGCGTGAAGTGTGCCGAGCTGGCGTGGCGCACGCTCGAGGAAATGCTCGCGGATGGGGAGCCTGCGAACGTCGCGGCGCCCCGGCTGCGCTAA
- a CDS encoding SufS family cysteine desulfurase: MSRPTDASDISTNPYRADFPLLAGHPGLTYLDTAATAQRPAVVLDAQRRFYETMNANPLRGLYPLSVAATEAIDDVRGHVARFLGAADPSEVVFTRNTSESLNLVASSLGGSVLQSGDEVVVSIMEHHSNLVPWQQVCAATGAHLVFLRPDAQGRITEGEIAEKIGPHARVVSVAHVSNVLGCELPVPAIARRAHAMGATVVLDAAQSAAHMPLDVVALGADLVALSAHKLGGPMGVGVLWGRRELLEAMPPFLTGGEMIDSVTEGGAVWAPVPQKFEAGTQDAAGIYATGVALDYLEGIGWQTIEAREATLVAALMEGLASLTDAAGNRIVELVGSPDPTAHHGVVSFNLRGIHPHDVAGILGDARDVAIRAGHHCAQPLLAWLGLGTCCRASVGIYNDRRDVDALVDGLAYVWEVFHGND, encoded by the coding sequence ATGAGCCGTCCCACGGATGCCTCCGACATATCGACCAACCCCTACCGGGCGGACTTCCCGCTGCTGGCGGGTCATCCCGGCCTCACCTACCTCGACACGGCGGCCACGGCGCAGCGCCCGGCTGTGGTGCTCGACGCCCAGCGCCGCTTCTATGAGACGATGAACGCCAACCCGCTGCGGGGCCTCTACCCGCTCTCGGTGGCGGCGACCGAGGCCATCGATGACGTCCGTGGCCATGTGGCCCGCTTCCTGGGCGCCGCGGACCCGAGCGAGGTCGTCTTCACCCGCAACACCTCCGAGTCACTCAACCTCGTGGCCTCGTCGCTGGGCGGCTCCGTGCTCCAGTCGGGCGACGAGGTCGTGGTCTCGATCATGGAGCACCACTCCAACCTCGTGCCCTGGCAGCAGGTCTGTGCAGCTACGGGGGCCCATCTGGTCTTCCTGCGCCCCGACGCCCAGGGCCGCATCACCGAGGGCGAGATTGCCGAGAAGATCGGCCCGCACGCACGGGTCGTCTCGGTCGCGCACGTCTCGAACGTGCTCGGCTGCGAGCTGCCCGTCCCGGCCATCGCCCGCCGTGCCCATGCCATGGGAGCCACCGTGGTGCTGGACGCGGCACAGTCCGCGGCCCACATGCCGCTCGACGTCGTCGCGCTCGGGGCCGACCTCGTGGCCCTCTCGGCCCATAAGCTGGGGGGTCCCATGGGGGTGGGCGTGCTCTGGGGCAGGCGCGAGCTGCTCGAGGCCATGCCGCCCTTCCTCACGGGCGGCGAGATGATCGACTCCGTGACGGAGGGTGGCGCGGTGTGGGCCCCCGTACCGCAGAAGTTCGAGGCGGGCACGCAGGATGCGGCGGGGATCTATGCCACCGGCGTCGCGCTCGACTACCTCGAGGGCATCGGCTGGCAGACCATCGAGGCGCGGGAGGCCACGCTCGTGGCCGCGCTCATGGAGGGGCTTGCCAGCCTCACGGACGCCGCCGGCAATCGAATCGTCGAGCTCGTGGGCTCGCCCGACCCGACGGCGCACCATGGGGTCGTCTCGTTCAACCTCCGCGGCATCCATCCCCACGACGTGGCGGGCATCCTCGGCGACGCGCGCGACGTGGCGATACGCGCGGGGCACCACTGCGCGCAACCGCTGCTTGCCTGGCTCGGGCTGGGCACCTGCTGCCGCGCCTCCGTGGGCATCTACAACGACCGGCGTGACGTCGACGCCCTTGTCGACGGGCTCGCCTACGTATGGGAGGTCTTCCATGGCAACGACTGA
- a CDS encoding SufD family Fe-S cluster assembly protein yields the protein MSTVTLSGVDATPTQTWNRLRVNDTTLEVPAPASSKREVVLDGRVARVSCGAGPEATAWLDAMAPRARLIEVPARTTAHLELRMDATTPVRSCGIIVGEGATVHVTVVAADAQASKTFGSQLRLVLSARAHVDVTSVVALGERDQYLDSLGATLGTGAHLDVTQYLLGAGTSALGSLADLAGDASSARLTMRYLADEAHSVDFGQQVWQRGHDTRAHIEASGVVGEHAAKSSRQTIDLRHGCKGSRGQESEVVVLAGEDVSNRSLPTILCDEEDVAADHGATIGTVAGEQLSYLVARGLTRADAAALVRESLVRRAADKTHGPAREAVVRFAGTLDADLAADLVPATSAAGEATRS from the coding sequence ATGAGCACCGTCACACTCTCCGGCGTGGATGCCACGCCGACCCAGACCTGGAACCGACTCCGCGTGAACGACACGACCCTCGAGGTGCCGGCGCCGGCCTCCTCGAAGAGGGAGGTCGTGCTCGACGGGCGGGTCGCGCGGGTCAGCTGCGGCGCCGGCCCGGAGGCCACGGCCTGGCTCGACGCCATGGCGCCCCGGGCCCGCCTCATCGAGGTGCCCGCGCGCACGACGGCTCACCTGGAGCTCCGCATGGACGCCACGACGCCGGTCCGCTCGTGCGGCATCATCGTGGGCGAGGGGGCGACCGTCCACGTCACCGTGGTGGCAGCCGACGCCCAGGCCTCCAAGACCTTCGGCTCGCAGCTCCGCCTCGTGCTCTCCGCACGTGCCCACGTGGACGTCACGTCGGTCGTCGCCCTGGGCGAGAGGGACCAGTACCTCGACAGCCTCGGCGCGACGCTCGGCACGGGTGCCCATCTGGACGTCACGCAGTACCTGCTCGGCGCGGGCACGTCGGCGCTCGGGAGCCTCGCGGACCTCGCCGGTGACGCCTCGAGCGCGCGCCTCACCATGCGCTACCTCGCAGACGAGGCCCACTCGGTCGACTTCGGCCAGCAGGTCTGGCAGCGGGGGCATGACACGCGTGCCCACATCGAGGCCTCGGGCGTGGTGGGGGAGCATGCGGCCAAGTCGAGTCGCCAGACCATCGACCTGCGTCATGGTTGCAAGGGGTCGCGGGGGCAGGAGTCTGAGGTGGTGGTGCTGGCTGGCGAGGACGTCTCCAACCGCTCGCTTCCCACCATCCTCTGCGACGAGGAGGACGTCGCGGCCGACCACGGCGCCACCATCGGCACCGTCGCGGGCGAGCAGCTCTCCTACCTGGTGGCCCGTGGCCTCACGCGGGCCGATGCCGCCGCGTTGGTGCGCGAGTCGCTGGTCCGTCGTGCGGCCGACAAGACACATGGCCCGGCGCGCGAGGCGGTGGTCCGCTTCGCCGGCACGCTGGATGCCGACCTTGCGGCCGACCTCGTACCAGCCACGTCGGCCGCAGGGGAGGCGACCAGGTCATGA
- the sufB gene encoding Fe-S cluster assembly protein SufB — protein MSAVAEVDASLYDFVKPEPASAGYERFADGLTPEVVERISRRKDEPSWMLDLRLASLETYRKLDMPRNWGPSIAGLDMDHISTYVTANAGESADWDDVPADIKDTFERLGIPEAERTSLAGVGAQYDSELVYHNMRDEVAEQGVVYSGIEEALHGPYEDLIRERFMHLVPASDHKFAALHGAVWSGGSFVYVPAGVSLDFPLQSYFRLNAAGAGQFEHTLIVVEPGASLHFIEGCSAPKYNVANLHAGCVELYVGRDAHLRYSTIENWSKNMYNLNTKRARVEAGGDIEWVSGSFGSHVSYLYPTSILAGEKATCEFTSITFAGGGQDLDTGCKVVLAAPDCTASVSTKSLSKDGGVSTFRSAVVVTPEAAHATATVSCQSLMLDDRSRSDTIPAMDVRRGDAQVGHEATIGRISDDTVGYLMARGMTEQEARTLVVNGFANPISKELPLEYAVEMNNLIKLEMEGAIG, from the coding sequence GCGGTCGCCGAGGTCGACGCGAGCCTCTACGACTTCGTGAAGCCCGAGCCTGCCAGCGCGGGCTACGAGCGCTTCGCCGACGGCCTCACACCCGAGGTCGTGGAGCGCATCTCGAGGCGCAAGGACGAGCCCTCCTGGATGCTCGACCTGCGGCTCGCCTCGCTCGAGACCTACCGCAAGCTCGACATGCCCAGGAACTGGGGCCCCTCCATCGCCGGCCTCGACATGGACCACATCTCGACCTACGTCACGGCCAACGCGGGCGAGTCGGCCGACTGGGACGACGTCCCGGCCGACATCAAGGACACCTTCGAGCGCCTGGGGATCCCCGAGGCCGAGCGCACGAGCCTGGCCGGCGTGGGCGCCCAGTATGACTCGGAGCTCGTGTACCACAACATGCGCGACGAGGTCGCAGAGCAGGGCGTGGTCTACTCGGGCATCGAGGAGGCGCTCCATGGTCCCTACGAGGACCTCATCCGCGAGCGCTTCATGCACCTGGTGCCGGCCAGCGACCACAAGTTCGCGGCCCTCCATGGTGCCGTGTGGAGTGGCGGCTCCTTCGTCTACGTGCCTGCGGGCGTGAGCCTGGACTTCCCGCTCCAGAGCTACTTCCGCCTCAATGCTGCGGGTGCCGGCCAGTTCGAGCACACGCTCATCGTGGTGGAGCCGGGGGCGAGCCTGCACTTCATAGAGGGTTGCTCGGCTCCCAAGTACAACGTGGCCAACCTCCATGCCGGCTGCGTCGAGCTCTATGTGGGGCGCGACGCCCATCTGCGCTACTCGACCATCGAGAACTGGTCAAAGAACATGTACAACCTCAACACCAAGCGGGCGCGCGTCGAGGCCGGCGGCGACATCGAGTGGGTCTCGGGGTCGTTCGGCAGCCACGTGAGCTACCTGTATCCCACCTCGATCCTGGCTGGCGAGAAGGCCACGTGCGAGTTCACGTCCATCACCTTCGCCGGTGGCGGGCAGGACCTCGACACCGGCTGCAAGGTCGTGCTCGCGGCTCCCGACTGCACGGCGTCCGTCTCGACGAAGTCGCTCTCGAAGGACGGCGGCGTCTCCACCTTCAGGAGCGCCGTGGTGGTCACGCCCGAGGCCGCCCATGCCACGGCCACGGTGAGCTGCCAGTCGCTCATGCTCGACGACCGTAGCCGCTCGGACACCATCCCGGCCATGGACGTGCGACGCGGTGACGCCCAGGTGGGCCATGAGGCCACGATTGGCCGCATCTCGGACGACACGGTGGGCTACCTCATGGCTCGCGGCATGACCGAGCAGGAGGCCCGCACCCTGGTGGTCAACGGGTTCGCCAACCCCATCTCGAAGGAGCTGCCGCTCGAGTACGCCGTCGAGATGAACAACCTCATCAAGCTCGAGATGGAAGGGGCCATAGGATGA